A portion of the Gigantopelta aegis isolate Gae_Host chromosome 10, Gae_host_genome, whole genome shotgun sequence genome contains these proteins:
- the LOC121383280 gene encoding glutamate--cysteine ligase regulatory subunit-like, with protein MVDVIPVFPKAGSIFVYTGNIVNWNRLKRKPTQSSTEELKECITETLSKYLSVSDAKELQYTTDLVCVNSGFKESLPADERGDLKVTAKLLFCVDQPVEVITEAVEKVLTDLDISFIETLLLAFPEMQEKIDVDQIRPYWEVLEDLVAQERVLSIGTCDLDKGSLEELYEWAKVKPCTNQVNLASCCVMPQDLTEFAKANDIQLLTHSDPPEFMPADVLQEAIKSCTTEKDSFGWIPQWALRYSVIVKCRGIIRNKGYIFKAERNIKKRY; from the exons atggtagACGTTATACCAGTGTTCCCCAAAGCTGGAAGCATTTTTGTGTATACTGGCAACATTGTAAACTGGAACAGACTGAAAAGAAAACCAACCCAAAGCTCAACAGAAGAG CTAAAGGAATGTATTACCGAAACATTGAGTAAATATTTGTCTGTATCAGACGCAAAGGAGCTGCAG TACACAACAGACTTAGTGTGTGTGAACTCTGGCTTCAAGGAAAGCCTTCCTGCCGATGAAAGAGGAGACTTGAAAGTGACAG CCAAATTACTTTTCTGTGTTGACCAGCCAGTTGAAGTAATTACAGAAGCTGTGGAAAAAG TTTTAACAGACTTGGATATTTCCTTTATTGAAACATTACTTTTGGCTTTTCCTGAAATGCAAGAAAAGATAGATGTCGATCAGATCAGACCATACTGGGAAGTGCTCGAAGATTTGGTGGCTCAGGAAAGAGTTCTCTCCATTGGAACATGTGACCTGGACAAGGGTAGCTTAGAAGAGTTATATGAGTGGGCTAAG GTGAAGCCGTGCACGAACCAGGTGAATTTGGCATCATGCTGTGTCATGCCACAGGACCTCACAGAGTTTGCCAAGGCCAACGATATTCAGCTGCTTACCCATAGTGACCCTCCTG AATTCATGCCTGCAGACGTTCTCCAGGAAGCAATAAAATCATGTACAACAGAAAAAGACAGTTTTGGCTGGATTCCACAGTGGGCATTGAGATACTCCGTCATTGTCAAGTGTCGGGGAATCATCAGAAACAagggatacatttttaaagcagAAAGAAACATCAAAAAGAGATATTga